In Populus alba chromosome 1, ASM523922v2, whole genome shotgun sequence, a single window of DNA contains:
- the LOC118057971 gene encoding membrane protein PM19L: protein MASQQIIKHVASLLLVLNFCMYVIVLGIGGWAMNRAIDHGFIIGPGFDLPAHFSPIYFPMGNAATGFFVMFALIAGVVGVASAIAGLNHIRTWTGDSLPSAASAAAVSWTLTLLATGFACKEIELSIRNARLRTMEAFLIILSATQLLYMAAIHGASSFRRP, encoded by the exons ATGGCCTCGCAGCagattataaaacatgttgccTCGCTACTTCTGGTCTTAAACTTCTGCATGTATGTCATTGTTTTGGGGATTGGAGGTTGGGCTATGAATAGAGCCATTGATCATGGCTTCATCATTG GACCTGGGTTTGACCTTCCAGCACATTTCTCACCTATTTACTTCCCTATGGGAAACGCTGCCACTGGATTCTTTGTGATGTTTGCTTTGATCGCCGGAGTTGTTGGTGTTGCCTCGGCAATTGCTGGTCTTAATCACATCCGGACTTGGACGGGCGACAGCTTGCCATCTGCAGCCTCCGCTGCTGCCGTTTCTTGGACCCTCACTCTTCTAGCCACGGG CTTCGCCTGCAAAGAAATCGAGCTCTCTATCAGGAACGCCCGTCTG AGAACCATGGAGGCGTTTCTGATAATCCTTTCTGCTACACAGCTTCTATACATGGCAGCCATCCACGGTGCCTCCTCGTTTAGGAGACCTTAA
- the LOC118057969 gene encoding uncharacterized protein produces MPSGAKKRKAAKKKREQEANNNNSSISTNNPQGNDDPKSHDERESDGGEVGTPVSQDQHNHQHPFNEGNGESEKGGPKPSNSLADQNKPMEVVTGDAEGSLKVESEDNIAVNIEREVNSKQNVESKNVFIEHVDSSKESHDEDDGSSSSCSFSNESQALEKKSKEANDEEKENGSFSEDVKQIPENEKPVKEADSNSVLETASADLVNPVVPISETAKVVIEIAQVENPEVLEVVESGFEEDEDKLLPVSNEIAEVSPAIVVPKKNEDKVFPISDENVRASANVAGSSAYGNVGKTLVSSASHSAETGNGEEKTIYTDARQSTENKPLLACGPRLAERTSWMSCCGIFDALTGSK; encoded by the exons ATGCCATCCGGTGCTAAGAAGAGGAAAGCAGCCAAGAAAAAGAGGGAACAGGAGGCCAACAACAACAACTCTTCAATCAGTACCAACAATCCTCaag GAAATGATGACCCAAAAAGCCATGATGAAAGAGAGAGTGATGGTGGTGAGGTTGGTACCCCTGTATCACAGGACCAACACAACCACCAGCATCCATTTAATGAGGGGAATGGAGAATCTGAGAAGGGAGGCCCAAAGCCTTCTAATTCATTAGCCGACCAGAACAAGCCCATGGAGGTAGTCACTGGGGATGCAGAAGGAAGCCTAAAAGTTGAATCAGAGGACAACATTGCTGTAAATATTGAGAGAGAAGTGAACTCTAAGCAAAATGTGGAgagtaaaaatgtttttattgagCATGTTGATTCTTCCAAGGAATCTCATGATGAAGATGACGGGAGCTCTAGCAGTTGTAGTTTCAGCAATGAGTCTCAAGCTTTGGAGAAGAAATCAAAGGAAGCCAAtgatgaagaaaaggaaaatggtTCTTTTTCTGAAGACGTGAAGCAGATCCCTGAAAATGAGAAACCAGTCAAGGAAGCTGATAGTAATTCAGTTTTGGAAACTGCTTCTGCTGATTTGGTTAATCCTGTGGTGCCTATATCTGAGACAGCAAAAGTTGTTATTGAGATTGCTCAAGTTGAAAATCCAGAGGTTCTGGAAGTGGTGGAATCTGGTTTTGAGGAAGATGAGGACAAATTGTTGCCTGTATCCAATGAGATTGCTGAAGTTTCACCGGCTATTGTAGtgccaaagaaaaatgaagataaagttTTTCCTATCTCAGATGAGAATGTTAGGGCATCTGCAAATGTGGCTGGTTCTTCTGCATATGGAAATGTAGGGAAAACATTGGTATCATCAGCCAGTCATTCTGCCGAAACTGGTAATGGtgaagaaaaaactatataCACTGATGCTCGTCAAAGTACTGAAAATAAG CCTCTTCTTGCTTGTGGTCCACGACTAGCAGAAAGAACATCGTGGATGAGTTGCTGTGGTATATTTGATGCTCTTACAGGCTCCAAATAG